The genomic window CGAGAACAAAAAGAATACTCCATTGAGTATTTGGCAAATATTGCCAACATCGACAGAACTTACATTTCTGATATTGAAAAAGGTAAAAGAAATGTTTCACTACTAATTATTGAAAAACTTGCGAAAGCACTTGAAGTAACTATTCAAGACTTATTCGATTATGAAAAATCTTAACTTTATTGATTTATTTGCTGGGGCATCTGGTATGTCTGAAGGCTTTATAAAGGCAGGATTTAATCCAATATCTCATATTGAAATGAATCCTGAAGCGTGTCTAACCATAAAAACACGAGCAGCTTATCATTATTTGAAATCAAAAAAGAAGCTTGAATTATATTATCAATATATTAAAGGAGAAATAACACAAGAAGCTTTTTATAAAGAAATTCCAAATAAAATCCTTAATTCTGTTTTGAATGTTGAAATTAATGATGATACAATCACTGGTCTTTTCGAAAAAATAAAACAATCAGGAAAGCAAATAGATTTAATTATTGGCGGACCACCTTGTCAAGCTTATTCTTTATTAAGGAGGCATCAAGATAAAATTGAAGAAGATCCAAGAAATAAATTATACATTCAATACGGAAGATTTCTTGAAGAATTTGAACCAAAAGCATTTGTGTTCGAAAATGTTCCTGGTTTATTGAGTGCTCACAAAGGGCAACATTTTGAAAATCTTAAAATTTATTTCAAAGAACTTGGTTATGAAGTATATCCAAAAACTTTAATTGCTTCTGATTTTGGAGTTTTACAAGCCCGTAAAAGAATTATTATTGTGGGTTGGAAAAAAGAAAATGATTTTGGATTTCCAGAATTTGAAAAGATAATCCAAGAATTCAAAGTTAATGATGCTTTTCAAGATTTGCCTAAATTAAAGCCTGGAGAAGGTTTTAAAACTACAAATTATACTCAAAGCAAAAATGAATATCTAGAGAAATTTGAATTGAGAAATGGTGTTGATTTTGTGACGCAACATATTTCAAGACCACACAATACAAGAGATTTGGCTATTTATAAAACAGCTATTGAACTTTGGAATAAAGGAAAAGAACGATTGAGATATCCAGATTTGCCCGAAGAATTAAAAACACACAAAAATGTAACCTCTTTCAATGACCGATACAAAGTAGTTGATGGACTTGGAATATCACATACTGTTGTAGCCCACATTGCCAAAGATGGTCATTATTATATTCATCCCGATGTAAAACAATGTCGCTCTATATCTGTTCGCGAAGCAGCAAGATTACAATCCTTTCCAGATGATTTCTTTTTTGAAGGATCACGTTCAGCAGCATTTAAACAAATAGGTAATGCAGTTCCACCATTAATGGCTAATGCAATTGCTAAAAAAATGAAAGAATTATTATGTCAGAAATCTTAAAAGAAAAACATTTTAATCCAAAAGCACATATTTTAACTTTATTAGGAAATGAACTTATAAAGAGCCCAGTTATGGCTATTTATGAGCTTGTTAAAAACAGTTATGATGCTGATGCAAAAAAAGTTGATGTTAGGTTTAGAGATATAGAAAAATTAGACGAAGCAGTAATTATTATTGAAGATGACGGAATTGGAATGACTTCTGAAATAATTGAGGATGTTTGGTTAGAACCAGGCTCCGATTTTAGAAAACCAATTGATAAAATAACAGGGGAAAGACAAATTATCAAATCTCCCATATTTGAAAGAGTTCCAATGGGTGAAAAAGGAGTTGGAAGATTTGCTGTTCACAAATTAAGCAGTCAAATTTTACTTATTACAAGACCAACTTTAATAAAGTTTAAACCCAATTCAAGAGAAATAGAAAGTACTGAATTAGCAAATTACGAAATTCAACTTTATATTGATTGGAAAGATTTTAATCAATCGAAACACTTGTCTGATGTTCCTATTAAATGGAAAATCAAAAGTGATCTTGAAAGTTTTAGATTCAAGGAAAAAGGAGGTACATATATTCGTTTAAGTGGGTTAAAGGAGACTTGGACAAAAGGAATGGCAAGAGATTTAAAAGGTCAAACACTCTCTATGTTATCACCTAAAGTAAGAGAAGTTGATTTTAAAATCAACTTAAACTTTAATAATCAATGGCTTGTTGATTTTCCATCAGTTGAAAAAATTTTAAACGAAGCTCCATTCAATATGACAGCTTTGATAGATAAAGATTATAATTTAGATTTTGAATATGGGTTTTCTCTTAAAAATAATAATAATATTGGACAAAGAATTATAAAGAATAATCCAGATTTTAATAAAAACATAAGAGGTTTAGTAAAGAAAGAGTTGATTAAAGTTTTAGAAAAAAAGGAACTTGAACAAGATAAAATAGATGAAGTTTTAAAAGATTTTGACAATAAACCATTGCCATTCGGGGATTTAATTATTGAATTATATACTTTCGATTTAGACTCTTATTCAATGAGGGATTATACTGCTGATGCTGATCTTGTTAAAAAAGTTTTAAAAGAACATTCTGGAATAAAAGTTTTCAAAAATGATTTAAGAATTTACGACTATGGTAGTCCAAGTAATGATTGGCTAGGTTTGGATTTAGAGAGAATTCAAAACAAAATGTGGTTCTCAAATAACAATAGTATTGGATATGTTTTTTTAGATGCTGAAACTTCAAATAGTTTGACTGAAAAAACAAATAGAGAAGGATTTGTTGAAAACGAAGCATATTTAAGCTTTTATATGGTTTTAAAAGCAATTTTACGTGAATTTGCTGCAACTAGGTTTTCTGATAGAACAAAATGGTTAAAACTTAATCAAAAATCTTCTTCTAATTTATTTGATTCTAAAGTAAGTGCGTTTAAAACTCTTTTAGAATCTTCCGATCTAGATAATGAAGAAAAGAAAAAGAAATTACTTGAAGAAGCTGAAAAGTTAGAAGAAAAATATGAGGAAGATAAAAAAATATTATTAATTCCAGCAGGTGTTGGGATGACCGCGTCTGTAGCTTTACACGAAATCGAAAAGCTTGTTCCTCGAATGGAGGAAACTATAAAATCTGAACCATTCAAAAAAGATATTATTACAGAACAAGTTGATGAGTTAAGACAATATACAGATGGAATTATATCAGTTTTAAGGAAAGGTGGAGATAAACCAATTGATATTAAAGAATCAATAAATAGAGCTTTTAATAATTATAAATTGAAATTATTAAACAGGAATATTACTACCATAATAGAAATTGATGATAATGTTACGTTGATGAATTGTGATAAAAGATTTTTTATTACAATGCTTATGAATATTATTGATAACAGTATTTATTGGTTAGAAACGGTTTATAAAGAAGAAAAAATAATTTTTCTAAAATGCTCGAAGATTAATGATATAGTTACAATTATTATTGCAGATAATGGCCCTGGATTTAAAGATGATATTTCGGAATTAATTCGCCCATTTTTCACAAGAAAATCAGATGGAATTGGAATTGGAATGTATTTGATTGATACTATTATGATGAAATATGGAAAATTGGATATAATTACAGGTGGAAATGAATTTTTAGAATTAGGAATTCCTGAAAAGTTTGATGGAGCAATTGTGAAATTAGTATTTAATAAGAATCAATAAGATATGAAATTTTTAGAACCTAACATTGTTGTAGTTGATGATAAAATTGACGAGATTCAAGGAATAATTAAACATTTTAATGATTTAGGATTAGGTTGTAAATATTTCAATTCTGATTTAATTGAAGGAGATAATCATCCGGAAAAAGAATATTCAGATGTAAATCTCTTTTTCTTGGATTTGTTTTATTCTGACAATCCATTTGATGCGGAATTATGTGCAAATTGGGTTCAAGCTGTTATTCCTGAAAAATCATTTTATATATTAATCCTCTGGACAAAAGATGTTGCAAAAGCAACTGAAGTTTTAGAACAATTAAAAAAAGTAAACAGAAATCCTTTTATTTGCCTAATAGAAAGTAAAATTGATTATACTATTCAAAGTGACGAAAAATATGATTTTACTAAACTTTTTGAAAATATAAACAGTGAATTAGACAAAGTATCTGGGTTGTCAGAAATTCAACTTTGGAAAAAAAATATTAAATTTTCGTATAATAAAATTATTGGTAATTTGACAAAAACTACAGATTCAAAAGCTTTTAATAATAAATTAAAAAAAATTATTATTAGTCACGGAGGAACTGCAATAAAATCTGAAGTAGATAGTAAACGCAAACGGTCAATTTTATTTGATGCTCTAGATAGTGTTCTAGTTTCAAATAGAAGCGATTTTCAAGAAGAAATAAGTGAAATTAACAATCAAAATTTATATAACTTAAATGAAATTGTAGAGCCAATTATAGATAAAGAATTAAATAGCTGGTTTCATTTCAAAATTGATAAAAAAGATTTAAAAGGAAAAATTTTACCAGGTCTAATTGCCTACAATAATCATAGTTTATTTAGAAAATTATATTCTATTCAAGACGACCCTAAACTTGAAAAAATATTATTAAAACAAAAAGAAGAAAATGTTATAATTCAAGATGTTGTTTTAGTACTATCAAGACCTTGTGATATTGCTCAAAATAAATTTGGAAAAAACATCAAATTATTAAGTGGTGTAATTCTTAAAAAAGCATTTCGCAATCAAAAAGGAAAAATTCATTTTAATGAAACACTTCCTGATTCAGTAAAAATTTATGAGCATCTTTATTTTAATGATGAAGAGAATGATATAACATTAATGTTTGATTTTAGATACAGTTTTTCAGTCCCAGAAAAAATATTCAACGAGAAATTTCAAAATTTAAAAATATTCAATAAAGAATTATTGTCCGAAATGCAAGTTGAATATAGTAGTTATTCTAGTAGGCTAGGAATTACTCAAATAATTTAATTTTCTTTCTAAATAAATGAGTTAGAAATACTGACTAGATTAAAGACTCATCTAAAATCCTCCTTCCCCCCAACCCAATTTTCACTACCTTTATTGCAAACCCCAAAGTATTTATGACAGCGTTTTACAATAAAGTCAAAGATTTTTTCAGTTCCAATAGCTTTAAAAAGATAGCTAGAATAATGGCGTTTGGCTTCCTTGGATTATTTGCTTTAGTATTAGTCAGCGCTATTGGTTTGCATATTTATTTTGAGAGCAACAAAACCAAAATCATTGCCAAAATCAACAACCAAATCAACGAAAATATTCAGGGAGAAGTAAAAATTAGCGACATTAGTTACCAGTTTTTGAGGAGTTTTCCCAATTTTACACTTGTTGTCAATCAGGTGGAGATTCGAGACAATTCTTGGCAATTTCACAAGCGTTCGTTGCTAAAAGCAAAGGAAATTGAGTTGCGATTGAATTTGTTGATGTTGTTGCAAAACGAAGTCCGTTTTCATAAAATGGTAATTCACGATGCGACGATCGATATGTTTAGAGACAAAAACGGCAATAGCAATTCGGATATTTTTAAACCCAAAAAAATAAAATCGACAAGCACTACAACAACCTCTATCGGGGAAATCGATTTTCAAAATGTGATTTTTATTTCTGAAAACCAAAAGGGAAAAAAACTATTTCGTTTTGAAATGGAATCCCTAAAAGGCAAAATTGATCATAGTACAGGCGATTGGAAAACCAATATGCAATTGAGAGTTCGGGCAAAAAGTATGGCTTTCAATCAAGAAAGAGGCAGCTTTATCAAAGACCAACTCGTGCAAGGCAACTTGGCAATTGATTTTTCTGAAGCAGGCAACAAGATTAGCGTACTTGCCGAGAATTTGAATATTGGCAACGATCTTTTTCGTATCAAGGCTCATTTTAATCTTGATTCAACCAACGCTTTGTTTGACATTGACATTCGAACTAAAATTTTGTGGAAAAACGCCTCTAATTTATTGGCGAATAACATTAGTTCTAAACTCAATCGTTTCGATTTGCAAATGCCGCTTCAAGCCAGTTGTACCATCAAAGGCGATATGAATGCGGCTGGCGATCCCGAAATTGTAGTAAATGCTGTGGTACAAAACGATGAATTGACAACTTCTTATGGTTTGGTCAAAAAATGCAGCTTTAAGGGGAAGTACACTAATAACTTTAAAACGGGACAACCGTTTACAGATGCGAATTCAGCGGTAATAATTGAGCATTTCAAAGGCAAATGGAACGAAATTCCCATGGCTGTTCCGTTGATGATTATCAGTAATTTTGATCAACCAATTGCAAGGGGCAAACTCAATTCTAAATTTGATGTGGTCAAACTCAAGAATTTGATTGATGAGGATTTTATACAATTTTCAGCAGGAACCGCCAAGGTGAATCTGAATTTTGAAGTCGCTATTGTCGATTTAAAACTGAATAAACCTCGTTTTACAGGAGCCATTAACATTCAAAAGGCGAATGTTTATTTTCATTCTAAAAATGCACTTTTGGAGCAAACCGATATTGATTTGTATTTTATAGAACAAGCTTTATGGATTAAAAAAATTAAATTTAAAAACCAAAAAAGTAGCGTTTCAATGGAAGGAAGAGTGGATAACTTCCTCAATTTGTATTATGACGCTCCCGAAAAAATGGTGGTCAACTGGAAAGTGCGAAGTCCTTATTTGGATGTCAAGCAAATTATTGGGATTTTATCTCATCACGATACATCGGCTCCAAACAAGTCTGAAACGAAAAGCCAATCTATAAATCAATTGCAGGAAGTATTTGATAAATCCAGAGTAGCTATTGATTTGCAAGTAGATAAAATGGCGTTTAATAAAATGATTGCTAATCAATTAAAGGTTGAGGTGTCTCTGATTAATGGTGGCTTGTATGTCAAAAAAGGAACGATGCAGGGTGATACAGGAAGTTCGATTACTTTTGATGCGCAACTGGTTCCTAAAAATGACAGGATGCTTTTTCGGTCGAATGTAAACGTGAAAGAGACTCTGATTTCTAATTTTTTGGCTTCCTTCGACAATTTTGGAGTGCAATCTTTTAAGCCAAAAGACATTAAAGGTAGGCTTTCGTTTAGGGCCAAATTATCGGGAGCATTAGATTCTAAAAAAGATTTGGATCAAAAATCGCTTGCAGGTAATTTTAATTTTCAAATAAAGAAAGGTGCTTTAGTCAATTTTGAACCTATTCAAAAAATTGGAAAATTCGCTTTCCCAAATAGAAATGTAAGTCATATTCGTTTTAGCGTTTTGGAGGGATTCACAGCCATTAAAGGCGATAAAATTGAGGTTAAAGATTTTAAAGTCACCTCAAATGTGTTGAATATGGATGTCAAAGGCGTGTATTCGTT from Flavobacterium eburneipallidum includes these protein-coding regions:
- a CDS encoding helix-turn-helix domain-containing protein — protein: MNLKEKFGHKIKFLREQKEYSIEYLANIANIDRTYISDIEKGKRNVSLLIIEKLAKALEVTIQDLFDYEKS
- a CDS encoding DNA cytosine methyltransferase, with product MKNLNFIDLFAGASGMSEGFIKAGFNPISHIEMNPEACLTIKTRAAYHYLKSKKKLELYYQYIKGEITQEAFYKEIPNKILNSVLNVEINDDTITGLFEKIKQSGKQIDLIIGGPPCQAYSLLRRHQDKIEEDPRNKLYIQYGRFLEEFEPKAFVFENVPGLLSAHKGQHFENLKIYFKELGYEVYPKTLIASDFGVLQARKRIIIVGWKKENDFGFPEFEKIIQEFKVNDAFQDLPKLKPGEGFKTTNYTQSKNEYLEKFELRNGVDFVTQHISRPHNTRDLAIYKTAIELWNKGKERLRYPDLPEELKTHKNVTSFNDRYKVVDGLGISHTVVAHIAKDGHYYIHPDVKQCRSISVREAARLQSFPDDFFFEGSRSAAFKQIGNAVPPLMANAIAKKMKELLCQKS
- a CDS encoding ATP-binding protein, coding for MSEILKEKHFNPKAHILTLLGNELIKSPVMAIYELVKNSYDADAKKVDVRFRDIEKLDEAVIIIEDDGIGMTSEIIEDVWLEPGSDFRKPIDKITGERQIIKSPIFERVPMGEKGVGRFAVHKLSSQILLITRPTLIKFKPNSREIESTELANYEIQLYIDWKDFNQSKHLSDVPIKWKIKSDLESFRFKEKGGTYIRLSGLKETWTKGMARDLKGQTLSMLSPKVREVDFKINLNFNNQWLVDFPSVEKILNEAPFNMTALIDKDYNLDFEYGFSLKNNNNIGQRIIKNNPDFNKNIRGLVKKELIKVLEKKELEQDKIDEVLKDFDNKPLPFGDLIIELYTFDLDSYSMRDYTADADLVKKVLKEHSGIKVFKNDLRIYDYGSPSNDWLGLDLERIQNKMWFSNNNSIGYVFLDAETSNSLTEKTNREGFVENEAYLSFYMVLKAILREFAATRFSDRTKWLKLNQKSSSNLFDSKVSAFKTLLESSDLDNEEKKKKLLEEAEKLEEKYEEDKKILLIPAGVGMTASVALHEIEKLVPRMEETIKSEPFKKDIITEQVDELRQYTDGIISVLRKGGDKPIDIKESINRAFNNYKLKLLNRNITTIIEIDDNVTLMNCDKRFFITMLMNIIDNSIYWLETVYKEEKIIFLKCSKINDIVTIIIADNGPGFKDDISELIRPFFTRKSDGIGIGMYLIDTIMMKYGKLDIITGGNEFLELGIPEKFDGAIVKLVFNKNQ
- a CDS encoding AsmA-like C-terminal region-containing protein, with protein sequence MTAFYNKVKDFFSSNSFKKIARIMAFGFLGLFALVLVSAIGLHIYFESNKTKIIAKINNQINENIQGEVKISDISYQFLRSFPNFTLVVNQVEIRDNSWQFHKRSLLKAKEIELRLNLLMLLQNEVRFHKMVIHDATIDMFRDKNGNSNSDIFKPKKIKSTSTTTTSIGEIDFQNVIFISENQKGKKLFRFEMESLKGKIDHSTGDWKTNMQLRVRAKSMAFNQERGSFIKDQLVQGNLAIDFSEAGNKISVLAENLNIGNDLFRIKAHFNLDSTNALFDIDIRTKILWKNASNLLANNISSKLNRFDLQMPLQASCTIKGDMNAAGDPEIVVNAVVQNDELTTSYGLVKKCSFKGKYTNNFKTGQPFTDANSAVIIEHFKGKWNEIPMAVPLMIISNFDQPIARGKLNSKFDVVKLKNLIDEDFIQFSAGTAKVNLNFEVAIVDLKLNKPRFTGAINIQKANVYFHSKNALLEQTDIDLYFIEQALWIKKIKFKNQKSSVSMEGRVDNFLNLYYDAPEKMVVNWKVRSPYLDVKQIIGILSHHDTSAPNKSETKSQSINQLQEVFDKSRVAIDLQVDKMAFNKMIANQLKVEVSLINGGLYVKKGTMQGDTGSSITFDAQLVPKNDRMLFRSNVNVKETLISNFLASFDNFGVQSFKPKDIKGRLSFRAKLSGALDSKKDLDQKSLAGNFNFQIKKGALVNFEPIQKIGKFAFPNRNVSHIRFSVLEGFTAIKGDKIEVKDFKVTSNVLNMDVKGVYSLSNQGTNLGLRIPLRNPKDDYKVVNKRERDSLRYRGIILSLLVVDDEDGKTKIKLGKLDEELDTQ